From the genome of Lotus japonicus ecotype B-129 chromosome 6, LjGifu_v1.2, one region includes:
- the LOC130726663 gene encoding ras-related protein Rab2BV-like: MAYKVDHEYDYLFKIVLIGDSGVGKSNILSRFTRNEFCLESKSTIGVEFATRTLQVEGKTVKAQIWDTAGQERYRAITSAYYRGAVGALLVYDITKRQTFENVQRWLRELRDHADANIVIMMAGNKSDLNHLRAVSSEDAQNLAEKESLSFLETSALEALNVEKAFQTILFDIYQIISRKALAAQEAASTTSLPHGTTINVSNLSSNVEKKTCCSN; the protein is encoded by the exons ATGGCATACAAAGTGGACCATGAATACGATTATCTCTTCAAGATTGTACTCATTGGAGACTCTGGTGTTGGGAAATCCAATATACTCTCCAGGTTTACCCGAAATGAGTTTTGTTTGGAGTCCAAGTCTACCATTGGGGTCGAATTTGCAACTAGAACATTACAG GTGGAGGGGAAGACTGTAAAGGCACAAATATGGGACACTGCTGGTCAAGAGAGGTACAGAGCTATTACTAGTGCATACTACAGAGGAGCTGTTGGTGCCTTGTTGGTGTACGACATAACAAAAAGGCAAACATTTGAAAATGTGCAGAGGTGGCTTCGCGAGCTAAGGGACCATGCCGACGCCAACATTGTTATTATGATGGCCGGAAATAAGTCGGACCTGAATCACCTGAGAGCAgtctcatcagaagatgctcAAAACTTGGCTGAGAAGGAGAGTCTGTCATTTCTAGAGACTTCAGCATTGGAGGCGTTGAATGTTGAAAAGGCATTCCAAACCATTTTGTTTGATATATACCAAATCATAAGTAGAAAGGCATTGGCAGCACAGGAGGCAGCTTCTACTACTAGCCTCCCTCATGGGACTACCATAAATGTGTCAAATTTGTCAAGTAATGTGGAGAAGAAAACATGTTGCTCCAATTGA